TGATATCGATTGTCTTATTTCGTCCCTAATCTTAATTAACTCTTTATGTCTCGCCGATAGGTTTTCAATTTCTTGGTCAAGTTTATGAAGTTCCGTCTCCAGCAAAGTTAACCTAGATTCAAGCTCAACCCTCAGCTTTTTCTCCTCCCCTAGCTTTAGTTTGCTGGCCTCTAGCGAGCGGTTAAGCGATTCGACTTCGGACCTATACCGATTTATCAGATTTAGGATTTTTCTTTTTGTTTCCTCTAAACTTTTAAGATTCGTTGACTTCTCGGCTAGCTGCACTTTTAATTCCGTATACTTCGATTCAAGGAATTTTAAATTCGATGAAGCTGACTCGAAATCTTTTTCCATATTTAGTCTTTGTTCCTCTCCGATCGACTCGATGCTGTCAACCTCGGATAAACTCTTTTTAACGCGCTCTTCTTCTTTTGTAAGGGCCTCTATCCGTTCGTTTATTTTCTTCTCCTTAACCATCAATTGCGAAATGGACCCCTCCAACAATTTGCGCTCAGCGTTGAGCGATTTGATGTCTGCATTCATAGAAGAAAGCTTCGCTTGATACCTTTGGATTTCACTTCTAATCGATTCTGCCTTTTTTGCGAGCTCATCACGTCTTAATCTCAATTCGTTCAGCTTAAGTTTTACAACTCCCATATGAGATTCTAGATTTTCCAACTCAGCATGCAGCATGCTTAGCTTGCCTCTCTTATCCCCGAGAACCTTAACAAAACCGCCAGGATAGCAAACTATTTTCCTGTCTACAACAACCAGTTTGCCGTTCTTCGTCTTTTCACGCACTCCCTCAAAATTGTTAGCAAATTCTACATTATTCTTAATCCATGTCTGAAATTTTTCTAAACTATCGCGACCAGTTTCGTCTAATTTGTCGTTTAATGTCAAAAGCCTACATTCAAAATCCAGAGATGCAAAAGTTTCGGATAACAATCGAGTTACAGCATAGTTGTCTGTTACGATGGCATTTTTCCAATCGTTAAGAACTACGTCAAGCTTTTCAGTATGTTCTGGTAATGATTTGAGGAAGCCACCTAACGTTCCCGCAACCCCGTCGACAAATTTGCTGGCCAATAACCCGACAAAATCTTCAAACTTCTTCGTCTCTTCATCTTCAGGCTGAGTTGTCAATCGTATCCTTAGCTCTGTTATAATGCCTTCAGTCTTCTTGATAACCTCGTCTGCATAAGTCAACATGCCGGAGTAACGTTCGATCAAAAAATCGTGCTTGCTCAACTCTTGGTTAAGCTTCGTTACCTCATCTTCTGTCATGCGCACTTCGGAAAGAAAATCTTCAAACCTTTCGTCAATCTCAGCGATTTTGTTCCTAATAGTCAGGATCTCTTCGCGTACGTCCTCCTTCTCCTTCGTTAATTGCTCCTTGCTGTTTCTGATATTCTCAAGCTTTAAGTGTGCTTCGGATCGTGCCCTTTCACTCTTAATCTTTGAGAACTTGACCTCTTCTAACTTCTTCTCAAGCTCTTTTACGGTGCTTCTTAACCTCTCAACCTCATCGGACATCCTTGCAACCTCTTCTTCCAATCGTTTTTTATCCTTTGAACATTCGGCAATCTTTAACTCAAGATCGTTAAGCTCCTGCTCGGAAGCCGACGTCGCCGATTCAAGCTCGGCAATCTTTTGCTGTATATGCGCAGACTCTTTCTCCAAAATTCCTACACGATTCTCGGAATCTCTTATATCAAGTCTTAACTTTACGATCTTCTCAAACGTTTCCTGTCGAGCTTTTACGATCTCTGACATATTTCGCTCTATTTCAGATATTTCGTTTTCTGTTGCTTGTAGGTTAAACTTGAGCTTCATAAGCTTCGCGGATACTTCCTGTTTTGCACCCTCTAATGCGTGGATCTGTTCCGTTATGCTAGCGATTTTTGATTGCACCGTTTTAAGAGCTTCGGAGATTTTCTCCATCTCTAGTCTGTACTGAAGAGTTCTGAGTTTGGCGATTTCTGCCTCTACAGCCCTCCTCCTAAGATACTGGTTCCTTTCTTTCTCAAGTTGTTTAACCCTTGTTCTAACCTCGGCCGTGCTGGCTTTAGCAACCTCTAGGTTCTTGTCAGCCTGCGCAAGCTGCTCTTCGGCCTCAGCTTTTTTCCTATCGTACTCTGCTATGCCTGCAACTTCTTCTATCAACTTACGCATATCGTCTGGACTCATTTCGGCTAAATTCAATATAGCACCTTGTGGTAGTATGTTAAATCCTGAAGGTCTTATGTTAGCGGCCGAAAGCAGTGTGAGCAACTCTCCTCTTGATGCTAACTTTCCGTTTATGTAATACTCGCTCTCACCGTTCTGATATATCTTCCTACTGATCGTAACCTCATCCGTTTCTATCGGCAGTGCTTTTTCTGAGTTGTCCAAAGTTATTGATACTTTAGCGTATGCTGCTTTTCCTTTGCTCCCTTCGTGAACTAACTCGGAAAGTCTGCCTACCCTTAAAGCATGCGGACTAAGTTCACCCGTTACAAACCTGATAGCATCGAGTATGTTGGACTTACCGCCACCGTTCGGACCGGTAATTACGACCAGACCCTTAATTAGCTCGACTGCAGTCTTTCTTTGACCAAAGGACTTAAACGCATGGAGCGATAGCTTTTTAATGTAAACCATCCCACACGCCCTACAACTTCTTTAACCCTTTTTTATTATACGGGCAATATTTGTTTATGCTGCCAGAATGGAAGCGCGAATATCACGGCGCTACGATTGCGTCTTACTAAAAGAATATTCTTATGCTTGTGTTTTAAAGGTTATATTAGTCATTTTGTCTTTTTCCGCCTAGGTTAAAAAGGTAGCTGGTGTATAAATGGAGAGGATAAAGCACCTTCTAGACCTTATGGAGGAGAAGGCTTTCAGCGCGTATCTGCTGACGTTACCCGAAAATCTTTACTACTTTACAGGGTTTAGGGGTGAAGGTGCGGCCATAATAACATCCGACGGTACCGTCAAACTCTATACGTTGCCTCTTTACTACGAGTCGGCCGTTCAGCAGGTCATAAAAGGTATTGACGTAATTAGGACAAAGACACACGATATGTTCAAAGAAGAGCTTACGGAAGAATTGGGTAAATTAGTTGGGGACGTCGGGTTCGACCATATGGATGCCGAATCCTTCTGGAAGATGTCATCAAAGCTGAGGTTTTTACATCTGGTACCTTCATCCGAACTTGTTTGGAAGTTAAGGTCCATAAAAGACGAGAAGGAATTAGAGAATATAATGAAAGCTGCGACGATATCTGATATAGGTATAGAGGTCGCCTCAGACCTGATCTCACCAGGTGTTACCGAACAAGAGGTAAAGGCAGAGTTAACTGAAGAGTTATTGAAATGTGGTGCAGATGGTGTTGCTTTCGACATAATAGTGGCCTCTGGTGCAAAGTCATCCCTACCCCATGGTGGTCCAGGTAATAGACAAATTCAAGCTGGTGATGTTGTTGTGATAGATTTAGGCGCCTCGGTAAACGGGTATTCGGCAGACGTAACGAGGACGTTTTTTGTAGGGGACAAAGTACAGGAAAAGATCGAAAAAATTTACAAAGTGGTCGAGGAAGCTAAAAATTTAGCTGAAGAGCACATGATGGCGTGGGTTTCTGCTTCGTTCATCGATAGGGTTGCGAGACAGTTCGTAGAGAATGCAGGACTTGCTGAGTACTTTATCCATAGCTTAGGACACGGCATAGGATTAAGTGTTCATGAGCCGCCAAAGATATCGCCCAATAGCAAAGACCTACTTGCTGAAAACATGGTCGTGACGTGCGAGCCTGGCGTATATATTCCAGGACAATATGGTATAAGACTCGAAGACACTTTACTAATTAAGAAGGATGGTGCCGTACGGTTATCTAAAGCACCGTTCCATCCATATACGTATTAAACTCCAAATCTACGATTACGTCTCTGATACGTTCTAATGGTTCGCAGGAGATCTATCTTTCTAAAGTCTGGCCAGAATATGTCGAGGAAAACGAGCTCACTGTATGCTGATTGCCATAAAAGAAAGTTGCTTATTCTCTCTTCACCCGACGTTCTTATTATCAGGTCTGGGTCAGAGTTTGGTATACCGGATGTGTACAGATTTGATTCGATGGTTTTTTCGTCAATGTCATCAACGGAAAGACTTCCCTCTTTCACCATAAGGGCTATTTTCTTTGTAGCGTCGACTATTTCCGCTCTTCCACCATAGGCTACAGCGATGTTCAGAAAATGATCATTATAGTTTTTGGTTACGTCCTCTAAAGTTTCGAGCTCTCTCCTGACGTCGTCAGGTATAAGTTGTCTTCTACCAATTACTGTGATCTTTACCCGATTGTTATGTATCCTCGGATCGTTTACAAGCCTACTCGCGCGCTCCTTTATCAGCTTGAATATCTCCGATAGTTCTTCTGAATTTCTCTTCAGGTTTTCCGTAGATAGAACGTAAAGTGTTACCGTTTTTATTTTTAGCTCAATGCACCATTCAAGAACTTTCTCTGCAACGTCTGCTCCAACTCTGTGTCCAAAAGCATGGTCGAGTCCTTTATTCCTAGCCCAGCGTCTATTCCCATCTAAGATTAAGGCTACGTGTCTTGGCATGGGGCCGTTTTTAATACTTCTCATCAACCACTTTTCGTATAACCAGTATACACCAAATGCCTTCAGTAACTTTTGAAACATATCGCCCCTCACTTTGTTTTCTTAAAATATGACGCATATGCTTTTCTCATGTATCTCGTAACTATGAACGTTATAGTTAGGGCCGGTATACCTAAAAGCCCTATCGTAAGTAACATTACTATACTAGGACCAAACATTGTGGCTGCAGAAGCATCTGAAAGAACTGCTCCGACCCTCTTCAATAATGCCCATAACCATATCAACGTAACGGTCGCTTGCACAGTTCTCCAAAATTTGACATTCTTCAAAACTATATAATAAACGCTGTACGTAAGCACCACAAGTAACAAGCTTATAAAAATTAGGTCTATACCTCCGAGTATGAATTGTCCTGCAAGCATGGGCAACATCCCTAACCAGTAATAAAAGTCCTCAGAGAGTGATGGTAATTGTACGTTTTTTGGTAGTGCTGAGACCGCTCCTATGTAGCCCGAATAAATGCCTATAAATAGAACGATCAACGATGAGATCACACCAAAAATTCTCAACTGTACTAACGGGTGTGACGATATAAACTTCGATAACATTTTGAACCTTGTTGCTATTGAGTTATCGATACCAAAACCTTTGATGGAAAGTGCTATACCTATGATCAGTAAGAGTATTGGTAGGTTCATCAAACCAAGAGTGTAGAGGATTCCTATGAAAGTTAACAACACTCCCGGTATCCCGAGAAAAACTCTAGAATATCTGGTATCAAATATCGCCATTTTTAGATACCTTCCGAGAAGGAGCCATGTGTGCTCTATACTCTCGCTCTGTTTAACCACAACCCTTTTAACAGAAACTATGGGTAACCTTGATGAAATTATTGGCGAAACTAATTGGTCAGTAATGCCGTCACTAACGAAGATGCAGGCAGACGATGGAAAGATCTTTAAAACTTCATCTAACTCGCGCCTTATCTTTTCGTCAGACCAGTAGCCACTTTCTTCGCTACCAGCTATTGTTGCAACCTCGATATTCTCCTTTCCATAGTTGCTAACCAGCTCATCATAGAGTTTAAGGGCTCCAAACATAGCGTTTGCATCTGATTCTTCAGGGTCTGCCAAAGCTAGGCTTTTTGCTGCCTCTAGGTTGTTCTCTTTTCCTATAATAGGCGTTTTTATGCCGGTTTTCTTACCGATATCGTTGTCCCTGTCAACCACGAGGATAAGGAGCTTTTCTTGCTTCTTTTCCAAATTTTCCATACTATTTTTCCGTCACAGATCTCTCTACTTAGTCTAATATAACGTTAATTATTCTAAAAATATAAAAAGACATAGTTCACCAATCTATTCTAAAGTTTAAATTCTTCGTCGTTTTCGAGCAGAAGTTTTAATTCTTGGAATGTTACGCTCTTGCCCTTTAATATCTTCTGCTTGGTCTCGGCAATGACGCGCTTTTTAAACTCTTCTTCCTTCCGTCTCGCTACATCATCCATGGCTATCTTCATCTGCTCCATCAATAATGTCAGTCTAGACTGAAGCAGTATTCGTTCAGCCTCCGCCCTGTCGAGCCTATCCCTTACCTGCATGTAATCTTTGCGTCTTTCTTCGTATTTTTTCTTTAAATTATCATATTCTTCCTTCACTTTGTTAATTTCTTCGTTAAGGCCTTTTAGCGTGTTTTTGATCGCGCTTAACTCATCTTTTATCGACTTAATTTTATCATTTAGAGCGTTGATGTCCATGATTAGGCTTTCCCGTTTCTCAATCAATGCCGCAACCTCTTCTAGCTTCTTAGATTCAAGGAAAAGTCTCTTCTCCTCGCTGGGTTTTAGTATCGAAGTATGTATCGTCCACTCTATGTTTCTGATTTTATCCTTTATTTCGTCTACGCTAATACTGTTCTTCGGATACCTCGTGTCGCTCTCGATACTCCTCAACTGTTTGATAAGGTCGTTTTTTGAAGCGTAGCATGCATCCAGGTCAGACTTTAGTTTTTTATAGTCTTCCAAAAGTCTCTTCTTTTCGTTTAACTTTTCTTGAAATTTTTGTTTTGCCTCTTTTTTCTGTTCGCGAAGATTTTCTAGCTCTTTTGATATCTCGCTAAGTTCTGCCTCAATTTGCTTTATTACGCCACTTATTTCCCTGACTTTTTCCTTAAGCTGCTCGACCTCTGTATCCTCGTACGTCATTGTTCTCTCCACTTTGAAAGTTTTAGGATTATATAAGCCTCTGTTTTTCGATGTCCACGCTAGCTTTTAAAACGACGTTCGCGGAATTTATGAACGAAAATGCCTTTACCTAAGCTCCAACTCTCCCTCGCTGAATATTCTTGTGATAGCACCATGAAGTTCAACGAGGCCGCTCATATTGAGGGCCGATACAGGTATTATTGGTGCAAAGCTACTTATGTCAAAAACGGCTTTCGCAACGTCTCTTGCGAGTAACATCTGCGCTCCTTTAAGTCTGTTCTCTAAGTCGACCAGGAATGCTTCATCCGACTCGGCCCATCTAAGTATCCTGTTCAAGTACTTTTTTGGTATCGCATCGATCTTCGATAACACCATGATGAGAGGTATGCCAAAGCTTAAGTATATCGATACGGATAGGAATATGCTTGCGGCGAAGTTTTTTGGATTAATGCAGAACATTGGATCCAGAAGGAACAACATCGCCTTGGGTCCGTCAGTAAGGTTTTTGGCGATTATCTTGCCCTCTTTCCTAAATGCAAAGAGTTCAAGTTGACCCGGCGTATCAACGAGCACGTAGTCTACGTTGAAGGAATTGACCTCCTCTCTTAGTTCTTCTATATGTCTGACGATCTCTCTCACGGATGCTATCAAGGCTGCATTTGGTCCAAGCCTCCGCGTTACCATTATCCTCTCGTAGTCGACCATTTCTCTCACGTCCACGTCAGGTTCGTAGGGTAGAACCGTTGCCGCAGGGTCTAGGTTGACCGTTATGGTTGTCTGTTCCTGATCGCGGAGCCACTCATTCAACGATCCGGTCAACGTCGATTTACCGGAACCTGCAGTTCCCGCTATGAACAGGGTGTACATTCACTCCACTCCGAATATTTGCCTTCACATCACCTTATATGCATAGCCTGTCTTAGAGCTTTATTCGGCCCTAAGCGCTTGGACAGGGTCTAGCCTTGCAGCCCTTAAAGCCGGATATATGCCCGAGGCAAGACCAACGACGACAGCGAACAAAAAACTGTTGACCAGTACGCTTGGTGTTATGCTTGGCTGGTATAATACCGGATTACCGCTAGTTCCGATTAGGAACGAAGAAAACATCCCTCCGAGTGACATAGCTAACAGGCTTCCTAAAACTACGCCAAGCAAACCTCCTATTATTCCTATTAGCGTTGACTCTGTTAAGAAAATCTTTGCAACATCCTTTTGAGAAAAGCCCAGGGCTCTAAGGACTCCTATCTCCTTGGTCCTTTCCATAATAGTCATAAACATTGTGTTCATTATACCTATACCAGCAACGACTAACGCTATGCTGGACACCACCAAGAGGAAAACCGTGAAGTTGTTGAGTATTATTCTAACCTGCTTTACTATCGTTAAAGGACTAATAAGGTCGGCATCTTTTCCATAAATCTTGTTCAATGCTTCGATTATAGAATCAATGGCGTCCGTGGATTCAGCTATCACCACTATGCTCGGGTAACTTGTAGATTTGAAAATGCTGCGTGCTTGCGGTATCGTTATCATGATGCTTTTATCGACATCGAGGTATGGAGTCGAACCAAATTTCTTGTATATTGCTCCGACGATGTAAGACCTCGTGACACGCTGTCCTTCAACCATAAGCTCTAGCGTTACCGAGCTATACAGAGGTATGCTTCTACCTACCTCCCCAGGCGGGAACGCCACATCGTATCCTATGGCTATTATTGCCACATCGTTCGGCG
Above is a window of Aigarchaeota archaeon DNA encoding:
- a CDS encoding chromosome segregation protein SMC; this encodes MVYIKKLSLHAFKSFGQRKTAVELIKGLVVITGPNGGGKSNILDAIRFVTGELSPHALRVGRLSELVHEGSKGKAAYAKVSITLDNSEKALPIETDEVTISRKIYQNGESEYYINGKLASRGELLTLLSAANIRPSGFNILPQGAILNLAEMSPDDMRKLIEEVAGIAEYDRKKAEAEEQLAQADKNLEVAKASTAEVRTRVKQLEKERNQYLRRRAVEAEIAKLRTLQYRLEMEKISEALKTVQSKIASITEQIHALEGAKQEVSAKLMKLKFNLQATENEISEIERNMSEIVKARQETFEKIVKLRLDIRDSENRVGILEKESAHIQQKIAELESATSASEQELNDLELKIAECSKDKKRLEEEVARMSDEVERLRSTVKELEKKLEEVKFSKIKSERARSEAHLKLENIRNSKEQLTKEKEDVREEILTIRNKIAEIDERFEDFLSEVRMTEDEVTKLNQELSKHDFLIERYSGMLTYADEVIKKTEGIITELRIRLTTQPEDEETKKFEDFVGLLASKFVDGVAGTLGGFLKSLPEHTEKLDVVLNDWKNAIVTDNYAVTRLLSETFASLDFECRLLTLNDKLDETGRDSLEKFQTWIKNNVEFANNFEGVREKTKNGKLVVVDRKIVCYPGGFVKVLGDKRGKLSMLHAELENLESHMGVVKLKLNELRLRRDELAKKAESIRSEIQRYQAKLSSMNADIKSLNAERKLLEGSISQLMVKEKKINERIEALTKEEERVKKSLSEVDSIESIGEEQRLNMEKDFESASSNLKFLESKYTELKVQLAEKSTNLKSLEETKRKILNLINRYRSEVESLNRSLEASKLKLGEEKKLRVELESRLTLLETELHKLDQEIENLSARHKELIKIRDEIRQSISTQAEEEGEISERLKALWSEQQEAKLESVKIESQLQMIMGKLSELGNVDATELLAFEPALREQILTALEGEREELSFVNQLASEQYEALIGNYKLRSVRISELELERQEIINFIKMVEGEKLKAFFTTMEKVSEKFAAYFNRLTNGVAWLRLVDETKPSESGVEVVVQFPGKPQRSLRSVSGGERSVAAVSLLMALQGLTPADFYIFDEIDAHMDVAYTVALAELLKEMSKKTQIIIVSLKDVLAEKADQLIGVYMERGESRIIRTKLEGVEAG
- a CDS encoding Xaa-Pro peptidase family protein — protein: MERIKHLLDLMEEKAFSAYLLTLPENLYYFTGFRGEGAAIITSDGTVKLYTLPLYYESAVQQVIKGIDVIRTKTHDMFKEELTEELGKLVGDVGFDHMDAESFWKMSSKLRFLHLVPSSELVWKLRSIKDEKELENIMKAATISDIGIEVASDLISPGVTEQEVKAELTEELLKCGADGVAFDIIVASGAKSSLPHGGPGNRQIQAGDVVVIDLGASVNGYSADVTRTFFVGDKVQEKIEKIYKVVEEAKNLAEEHMMAWVSASFIDRVARQFVENAGLAEYFIHSLGHGIGLSVHEPPKISPNSKDLLAENMVVTCEPGVYIPGQYGIRLEDTLLIKKDGAVRLSKAPFHPYTY
- the uppS gene encoding polyprenyl diphosphate synthase, whose product is MFQKLLKAFGVYWLYEKWLMRSIKNGPMPRHVALILDGNRRWARNKGLDHAFGHRVGADVAEKVLEWCIELKIKTVTLYVLSTENLKRNSEELSEIFKLIKERASRLVNDPRIHNNRVKITVIGRRQLIPDDVRRELETLEDVTKNYNDHFLNIAVAYGGRAEIVDATKKIALMVKEGSLSVDDIDEKTIESNLYTSGIPNSDPDLIIRTSGEERISNFLLWQSAYSELVFLDIFWPDFRKIDLLRTIRTYQRRNRRFGV
- a CDS encoding DUF373 family protein, giving the protein MENLEKKQEKLLILVVDRDNDIGKKTGIKTPIIGKENNLEAAKSLALADPEESDANAMFGALKLYDELVSNYGKENIEVATIAGSEESGYWSDEKIRRELDEVLKIFPSSACIFVSDGITDQLVSPIISSRLPIVSVKRVVVKQSESIEHTWLLLGRYLKMAIFDTRYSRVFLGIPGVLLTFIGILYTLGLMNLPILLLIIGIALSIKGFGIDNSIATRFKMLSKFISSHPLVQLRIFGVISSLIVLFIGIYSGYIGAVSALPKNVQLPSLSEDFYYWLGMLPMLAGQFILGGIDLIFISLLLVVLTYSVYYIVLKNVKFWRTVQATVTLIWLWALLKRVGAVLSDASAATMFGPSIVMLLTIGLLGIPALTITFIVTRYMRKAYASYFKKTK
- a CDS encoding ATP/GTP-binding protein, coding for MYTLFIAGTAGSGKSTLTGSLNEWLRDQEQTTITVNLDPAATVLPYEPDVDVREMVDYERIMVTRRLGPNAALIASVREIVRHIEELREEVNSFNVDYVLVDTPGQLELFAFRKEGKIIAKNLTDGPKAMLFLLDPMFCINPKNFAASIFLSVSIYLSFGIPLIMVLSKIDAIPKKYLNRILRWAESDEAFLVDLENRLKGAQMLLARDVAKAVFDISSFAPIIPVSALNMSGLVELHGAITRIFSEGELELR
- a CDS encoding FtsX-like permease family protein → MVGIMIGTALIISLISNTEGLNVLIDNVLSKIGVNNIFVTPSGTVSAQVGPRETLKLTDTDVMLLANLPGVKAVSPFYLSRGKLIGGGFEQTVSIIGLDPTLTYQVLPDLEIYQGEELSPNDVAIIAIGYDVAFPPGEVGRSIPLYSSVTLELMVEGQRVTRSYIVGAIYKKFGSTPYLDVDKSIMITIPQARSIFKSTSYPSIVVIAESTDAIDSIIEALNKIYGKDADLISPLTIVKQVRIILNNFTVFLLVVSSIALVVAGIGIMNTMFMTIMERTKEIGVLRALGFSQKDVAKIFLTESTLIGIIGGLLGVVLGSLLAMSLGGMFSSFLIGTSGNPVLYQPSITPSVLVNSFLFAVVVGLASGIYPALRAARLDPVQALRAE